A region of the Gambusia affinis linkage group LG11, SWU_Gaff_1.0, whole genome shotgun sequence genome:
ATATGTCAATTTATCAGAATTAGAATTTTATTCTCCTCATCAGgaatttcataatttaatcaaTCATAATCAAGGTACAGTCACAAAACTTAAAttacaacataaacaaaaagcactTAGTAAGAAAGAGTcaacattaatatttacaaCAGTGTGAGCCTTTTTTTCTTATAGTCCAAACATATGAGGTATAAACTGTGTTCATCACAGAGACGGTCTGGGTATAGAATCTGTCTGTCATCTAGTTTTTGCCATTAGAGCTCTGTAGAGCCGACATGAGGTTGTGAGTCTAAATAACCTTTGGCCAGCAAATGTTGGATCAATGTTAATTGCCCTTTTGCTGGTCCTCAACCTACAGAGGTCATGAATAGACAGAAGGTCAGCCCTGATTATCCTCTCCAAAGACCTATTTGTTTGTTGCAACAGTTGGTACCTGTCCTGCTTTGTAGATGAGCCAAGCTGCACAGAAATGGATTAAGATGGGACAGACTGTAATATGGCAGTGTAGAAGATGACAAGCATCTTCTGTGGAAGGTTAAACTATTTGTGGAAGCAGGAGTTGTAATCTCTGCTGAGCCTTCTTTTGGATGGAGTCAGTGTGTGAGGACAATCTCAGGTCACAAGAAAATGTAGTTTCTAGGAACCAGAAATGGTCCAGAGCATACATGGTGTTGTCCATTGATATGCAGTCATTTGTATACAGGCAGAATAGGAGAGAGGACAGAACCCACCCCTGGAGGCCAGTAATGTTGATTGTTCTTGAGCTGGATTAGATGATTCCCAGCCTCAACTGCTGCTGCCACTGAGTGAGGATTTTGGTGATCTAATGTCAGTTGGAGGCTGGCAATGTGAGCTGGATGAGCTTCGAGTGGAGGATGTCTGGTGGAGGTTGATAGTGTTGAAGGCACAGATGAAATTCTCAAACAGGATCCTGGCATATGTCCCTGGATGATTGAGGTGGTGCAGGATGAAGGGTAGACCCAGGTGAACTGCATCCTATGCCAACCTGTCTCACCACCAGTATGCAAACTTCAAGGGGCCTGTGATGTCCTTTAGATGCTTCAGCACCAGGTGCTAAGAGGTTTTCATGACCACTGATGTCAGCGCAGTCAATCTGTTGCCATTTAATCCTGTGATGGGTTTTTCTTGGAACCTAGGATGATGCTGGAGCAGTTTAAGAAGGTGGGAACTTCTCAAAGTTTGAGAGATTTCTTAATGATGTGAGTGAAGATGGGTCTAAGTTGACCAGTACAGGTTTTACTGTACAGAGAGGGGAGACTCCATCAGAAGCTGGCCTCATCCATGTACTCACATCCCCTATCTGTTCTTTCTATCCCCAAGAAAAAGGCAACCATGAAAGAGCTGAATACCAAGGCTCTTTCACAAGTTTTTATGACTGTCCCCAAAGGTTTCTGGTTTCTTCTTTAAAACGAAGGATGGGGGTCCTATTCCTACATTGACTCCTGGGGTTTGAACAAAgtaattgtttaaatattgcCAACCCCTCTGGCCACTCTCGGTGACTTGCTGCTGACAGATGACAAGATTTTCAGaaatagaagcaaaacaaaaacttgaagcACAAACCAGCTCAAATTTGTAGCACAATTGATTGACATCAATTCAGCTTGGTCTGGATTGATGTCAATCAATCCAGACCCTGGAACAAGAGGTTCCAGAGGTTCCAGAGGTCCTCTGGAACCTCTTGTTaatatcttcaaaacaaaaccagtacagatgctaattttagcatttgtacaaacagaatatttgtataaacagaacagctgattgaatttttttatttggattttacaaATGTGGGCTGTTTGACCTTTGATGTCGTCTGTAAACATAtcatatctttaaaatgacaacgGCACAAAATATTGACACCAATTGAGTTTGATATGAAAAAGGTGCTCTTGGCATCTTCATTCAGGATCTCTTTATTGTAAGCCATCTAGAGAATCAGTGAAATTCTCATAAAAAAGCATctattttatcagaaaatgtgTTACAGGTTTTACACTCAGAACACTGGTAGGTTAGATATATTTTTCCCCACGCTGCATCAAATGTTTAACAAATTAGAATCAGTACACATATTATGCAGTAGTTTCCATAGCATAAAATAAGTTACAGAtactattattttaataaaagctacAGAACAGGAGCATGAATATTCATTATGCCCCACCTTCACATCAACAGAGGATAGAGAGCTGAGTATATAAGACAGTTGTTTGTCAAAGTGATTCAGGCTTAAAGCAAACTGAGCAGCTTCTTGTCTCATTCTCTGTCTAGTTATGAAAATTGTTGATGAAGCTGAACTTTGCTTTCCCCAACTGCTCAATACATCCTGCAGAAAGACTATGCTGTCTCCCTCTGTATCCTTGGTTTTTCACTTAACATTGTCTTCCATCTCTCTACTTACTGTATTTTCTAACCTGCTGGTCATCATCTCTATATATCACTTCaagtaatttaatgttttacatttcaaaatctgTTTCAAACAATAGATTGTGGCTGTGTCACTCTGAccttatttgttgaaattacAATCATAGCTGCATTAGATAAtgagtgtgttgttttctcatttctgcAGGAGGCTCCACAGCCCCACCAACATCCTGCTGCTCTCTCTGGCTGTGTCAGACTGCCTGGTGGGATTCCTCATTTCATTCCAGATAGTGCTGATAGATGGCTGCTGGTATCTTGGAGACATCATGTGTGCCCTCTATATTATTTTGGATTATATTATCACTTCTTCCTCAACAGGAACCATGGTGCTTATATCCATTGATCGTTATGTGGCCATCTGTTACCCCCTACACTACTTCAGCAAAGTCACCACTGAACGAGCCAAgatgtgtgtttcagtgttttggaTGTGTTCCATTCTTTATCACTGTGTTTTGTTAAGGGACAATCTGCAACACCCAGGCAGATATAAATCCTGCTCTGGAGAATGTGTCGTTTTTCTAGATTATATTGGGGGAATTTTTGACCTTTTGTCATGCTTTATTTGTCCTGTCACTGTGATCATTATTCTGTATGTGAGAGTGTTTGTAGTGGTTGTGTCTCAGGGTCGAGCCATGCAGTCTCACGTTGCAGCGGTCTCAGTCCAGGGATCAGTGAAAATCACAGctaagaaatctgaaatgaaggCAGCCATAACACTTGGGGTTGTTGTAGTTGTGTTTCTAATGTGCACCTGCccatatttctgtgtttcactGATTGCAGAAGATGCAGCAGTCAGTGCTTCATCGGCaacctttattctgttttatttt
Encoded here:
- the LOC122839459 gene encoding trace amine-associated receptor 13c-like; this translates as MKIVDEAELCFPQLLNTSCRKTMLSPSVSLVFHLTLSSISLLTVFSNLLVIISIYHFKRLHSPTNILLLSLAVSDCLVGFLISFQIVLIDGCWYLGDIMCALYIILDYIITSSSTGTMVLISIDRYVAICYPLHYFSKVTTERAKMCVSVFWMCSILYHCVLLRDNLQHPGRYKSCSGECVVFLDYIGGIFDLLSCFICPVTVIIILYVRVFVVVVSQGRAMQSHVAAVSVQGSVKITAKKSEMKAAITLGVVVVVFLMCTCPYFCVSLIAEDAAVSASSATFILFYFNSTLNPLIYALFYPWFRKSIKLILTLQILKPESRDAIMM